Proteins found in one Oncorhynchus mykiss isolate Arlee chromosome 3, USDA_OmykA_1.1, whole genome shotgun sequence genomic segment:
- the LOC110508472 gene encoding protein S100-A11, which yields MESAIGVLVSQFKAFAGSDGSSDTLSRDEFQSLVKTQLPNFVKNADDPAVIDRLMDSIDENNDGELTFLEFWQLIGRLANQHGGFIQ from the exons atGGAGTCAGCCATTGGTGTACTCGTTTCCCAGTTCAAGGCGTTTGCTGGAAGTGATGGATCCTCAGACACACTGAGCAGAGATGAGTTCCAGAGCCTGGTCAAAACACAACTCCCCAACTTCGTTAAG AACGCTGATGACCCAGCTGTCATCGACCGACTCATGGACTCAATTGACGAGAACAACGACGGAGAGCTCACCTTCCTGGAGTTCTGGCAGCTGATTGGACGACTAGCAAATCAACACGGCGGCTTTATCCAATAG